In Thermospira aquatica, the following proteins share a genomic window:
- a CDS encoding ABC transporter ATP-binding protein, which yields MVSDFPVIHTERISRVYTSDHSMETAVHALREVSLTVYQGDFIALTGPSGSGKSTLMYILGLLDTPTSGKYYLLGKPVHTMSGIERATLRNHTLGFVFQNFQLIPRTTALENVEVPLFYRRPHLPAQEIRKRALSMLSLVGLSHRAHHYPTQMSGGQQQRVAIARALVGNPSLLLADEPTGNLDSHTSKEIMELLVDLNKKGLTIVMVTHEEDIASYAKKIIRMRDGEIIDIIAREEKS from the coding sequence ATGGTATCCGATTTTCCTGTCATCCATACCGAACGCATCTCTCGTGTTTATACCTCTGATCATTCCATGGAAACTGCTGTCCACGCCTTGCGCGAGGTGTCACTCACCGTATATCAAGGAGATTTTATCGCCCTTACCGGACCATCGGGATCAGGCAAAAGCACACTTATGTACATCCTTGGACTTCTGGATACACCCACGAGTGGGAAATACTACCTTTTGGGAAAACCGGTTCACACCATGTCCGGCATTGAACGTGCAACACTTCGTAATCATACACTTGGATTTGTGTTCCAGAACTTTCAGCTTATCCCCAGAACAACAGCCCTTGAAAACGTTGAGGTTCCCCTTTTTTATCGACGTCCCCATCTTCCTGCTCAAGAAATACGAAAACGAGCTCTTTCTATGCTCTCATTGGTGGGACTTTCACACAGAGCGCACCATTATCCCACTCAGATGTCAGGAGGACAACAGCAGCGCGTGGCTATCGCCAGGGCTCTCGTTGGTAATCCTTCGCTTTTGCTTGCGGATGAGCCTACGGGAAATCTCGATAGTCACACAAGCAAGGAGATCATGGAACTTCTTGTTGACCTGAATAAAAAAGGCCTCACTATCGTTATGGTAACGCACGAAGAAGATATTGCCAGCTATGCAAAAAAAATCATCCGCATGCGTGACGGCGAAATCATTGATATAATAGCCAGGGAGGAAAAATCATGA
- a CDS encoding efflux RND transporter periplasmic adaptor subunit, protein MKRWFFLGIVILLAGVWGVWWFLSQQKQPPSYQTAIIERGNIFRTITTTGNVDYAFKHSIYAKTGGIVTGVYVSPGNTVRSGQILAKIDDTELRISYEKLRQTLLQQSNSVLTTKKEYEDAQKLYNKQFISYAELESARINYENAITSYQRSLLELQEAINTLQNCTLVSPVSGVVALNNLTTGTNLPNSSTLAFIIASHPSVMQIKCLVSEIDIASIKKGQKVLFTVSAYTNTFTGEVSEIWYQPQTSQDVVYYPVIILTENTTGKLLPGMSVSVEIIIQGKENVLRVPSRALRIQPTQEMLATLTNIPRVYPPREATTSGRRQTTRPQNITNATQGSFATLWLINTNTKEILPLRVRTGISDGQYTEILPWEENENLEGKTIITAIRTTKNTSKTSSSQTPRSTSSQSQNTLSSPVSIPAGGPGIPPHPGF, encoded by the coding sequence ATGAAACGATGGTTTTTTCTTGGAATAGTCATACTTCTCGCAGGAGTATGGGGTGTATGGTGGTTTCTTTCGCAACAGAAACAACCCCCATCCTACCAAACGGCAATTATTGAGCGAGGGAATATCTTTCGAACCATTACCACAACGGGGAACGTAGACTATGCCTTCAAACACTCCATCTACGCCAAAACAGGAGGGATAGTTACAGGTGTCTACGTTTCCCCGGGGAACACAGTAAGATCAGGTCAGATATTGGCAAAAATCGATGACACCGAGCTTCGAATATCCTACGAAAAACTTCGGCAAACTCTGCTTCAACAATCCAATAGCGTTTTAACCACAAAAAAAGAATATGAAGATGCCCAAAAACTCTATAACAAACAGTTCATCTCCTACGCTGAATTGGAAAGTGCGAGAATCAACTATGAAAACGCCATTACAAGTTATCAACGGAGCCTTCTCGAGCTTCAGGAAGCAATCAATACCCTGCAAAATTGTACTCTTGTCAGCCCTGTATCTGGCGTTGTAGCCCTCAACAATCTAACCACGGGAACCAATCTGCCAAATTCATCAACACTGGCATTTATCATCGCCAGCCACCCTTCGGTAATGCAAATCAAGTGCCTTGTCAGCGAAATTGATATCGCAAGTATTAAAAAAGGACAAAAGGTACTCTTCACTGTCTCTGCGTATACCAACACCTTCACCGGTGAAGTCTCTGAAATCTGGTATCAACCCCAAACATCCCAGGATGTGGTCTATTATCCCGTGATTATTCTCACAGAGAATACCACCGGAAAACTCCTCCCCGGTATGTCTGTTTCTGTTGAGATCATCATCCAGGGAAAAGAGAACGTCCTGCGCGTTCCAAGTCGTGCTCTCCGTATTCAACCTACCCAAGAGATGCTCGCTACACTCACGAATATACCTCGTGTATACCCCCCACGAGAAGCCACCACTTCCGGGAGAAGACAAACCACACGACCCCAAAATATCACCAATGCCACGCAGGGATCTTTTGCTACTCTCTGGCTCATCAATACCAATACAAAAGAAATCCTTCCTCTGAGAGTACGGACAGGCATCTCTGATGGACAGTACACCGAGATTCTCCCCTGGGAGGAGAATGAAAATCTCGAAGGAAAAACCATCATCACCGCCATAAGAACAACAAAAAACACCAGCAAAACCTCTTCTTCACAAACTCCTCGCTCTACCTCTTCGCAAAGCCAGAACACACTCTCCTCTCCTGTTAGCATACCCGCAGGTGGTCCTGGTATTCCCCCCCACCCTGGTTTTTAA
- a CDS encoding TolC family protein → MEKTIILLFLIFSNLFASSLKDLLLSVSTNNLTLKQLISEEQATQYMFKANIASLWQPSLKLSSGISFTEEGNMTPNASVSLSKSINLGGSEWFSLKQNQLQQDLLAKKRSLTIATLKKEIVSTYFSFLSIAADVRAAEKDYELAIKKQEFYKMQYELGKIPLSTLQEYQSKSQQAYLTWQQKIQAHEESLLTLQNLTKMTNNDIVPTREEAETFLSNLVYEPTPPLFERDETYLSLTYTLSNTLLTKKIHEAKLWPDLGLQSGYQVKMNKDKLQGQWSTGVTISLDPFSWFPGTSSSLERARVQQDIHTLHIKLENQKMSLLQKLVLLEGQEKSARESLNFISLSLESATLQYQKAQEQFTMGKISSLDLLAAESFYLSTLAHYLSSLTSLLSIRIELAFWYDPSWDKLP, encoded by the coding sequence ATGGAAAAAACTATTATCTTGCTTTTTTTGATTTTCTCAAATCTTTTTGCTTCGTCACTCAAAGATCTTCTCCTTTCAGTCTCAACCAACAACCTTACGCTAAAACAACTCATAAGTGAAGAGCAAGCCACTCAATACATGTTCAAAGCAAATATTGCTTCTCTCTGGCAGCCTTCTCTCAAACTCTCTTCAGGCATTTCTTTCACCGAAGAGGGAAACATGACTCCCAACGCCTCTGTCAGTCTCTCCAAATCCATCAATCTCGGAGGAAGTGAATGGTTTTCCCTCAAACAAAACCAACTTCAACAAGACCTTCTGGCAAAAAAACGTTCTCTCACCATAGCCACTCTCAAAAAAGAGATTGTGAGCACCTATTTTTCGTTTCTTAGCATCGCCGCCGATGTTCGAGCAGCAGAAAAAGACTATGAGCTTGCCATCAAAAAACAAGAATTCTACAAAATGCAGTACGAACTCGGCAAAATCCCTCTCTCCACCCTCCAGGAGTATCAAAGTAAATCCCAACAAGCCTACCTCACATGGCAACAAAAGATTCAGGCACACGAAGAAAGTCTTCTTACCCTACAAAACCTAACAAAAATGACCAATAATGACATTGTTCCTACCAGAGAAGAGGCTGAAACTTTTTTATCAAACCTTGTTTACGAGCCAACTCCTCCCCTTTTCGAGAGGGATGAAACCTATCTTTCTCTCACCTACACCCTTTCTAACACCCTGCTAACCAAAAAGATCCACGAGGCAAAACTCTGGCCAGATCTTGGTCTTCAAAGTGGTTACCAGGTAAAAATGAATAAAGACAAACTCCAGGGACAATGGAGTACCGGAGTCACTATCTCTCTCGATCCGTTTTCATGGTTTCCGGGAACATCTTCCTCCCTCGAACGAGCCAGAGTTCAACAAGACATCCATACCCTTCACATCAAGCTCGAGAACCAAAAAATGTCTCTTTTACAAAAACTTGTTCTTCTTGAAGGACAAGAAAAATCAGCCCGCGAATCCCTCAACTTTATTTCTCTGTCTCTCGAATCTGCCACGCTCCAGTATCAAAAGGCACAGGAGCAATTCACCATGGGCAAAATTTCATCCCTTGACCTTCTCGCGGCTGAGAGCTTTTATCTTTCCACTCTTGCTCATTACCTTTCCTCCCTTACAAGTCTTCTTTCAATACGAATTGAGCTTGCCTTCTGGTATGATCCATCCTGGGACAAACTCCCCTAA
- a CDS encoding FecR domain-containing protein produces the protein MKQWWIYGIVMMVILVSSQTTSPSYEVESFIGKVEYSSDGKIWKPVDVGMRLSKNSWVRTGQSSEVTMTYQGKRTLQVLQQTVIQLKNLGTTETVKVKSGKIYLNVFTKLKGGEVIQVENDVAVAAVRGTRFIIDYEENEASTCTVVEGRVVLTRNVVLPAEVARDPEVKKLLTVEVKENQKLSMTMDENKSLEETIRRSKNNLAALKQALSEAQRETMSRVMAIKNAERVLEELMQYDEENSDNGEDETEDTVQKIKSKVK, from the coding sequence ATGAAACAATGGTGGATATACGGTATTGTGATGATGGTGATTTTGGTTTCTTCTCAGACAACCTCACCATCCTATGAGGTGGAGAGTTTCATAGGGAAGGTAGAGTATTCCAGCGATGGCAAAATCTGGAAACCTGTGGACGTGGGCATGAGATTGTCGAAAAATAGCTGGGTGAGAACAGGACAGAGTTCTGAGGTCACAATGACCTATCAGGGGAAACGAACGCTTCAGGTGCTTCAGCAGACGGTTATTCAGCTCAAGAACCTCGGAACAACGGAGACTGTCAAAGTCAAGAGTGGCAAGATTTACCTCAATGTGTTTACCAAGTTAAAAGGTGGTGAGGTTATTCAGGTAGAAAATGATGTGGCTGTTGCAGCAGTCCGTGGGACGCGGTTTATCATTGACTATGAGGAAAATGAGGCTTCTACCTGTACGGTAGTAGAAGGGCGCGTTGTATTAACGAGAAATGTTGTCCTCCCAGCAGAGGTTGCCCGGGATCCTGAGGTAAAGAAGCTGCTGACCGTGGAGGTCAAAGAAAACCAGAAGCTTTCCATGACGATGGATGAAAACAAATCCCTGGAAGAGACAATTCGTCGTAGCAAGAATAATCTTGCAGCGCTTAAACAGGCTCTCTCTGAAGCTCAGCGTGAGACAATGTCACGTGTCATGGCAATTAAAAACGCCGAACGTGTTCTGGAGGAGTTGATGCAGTATGATGAAGAAAATAGTGATAATGGTGAAGATGAGACGGAAGATACTGTTCAAAAGATTAAAAGCAAGGTGAAGTAG
- the hcp gene encoding hydroxylamine reductase: protein MNHNMFCYQCQEAAGGLGCTIKGVCGKDDTTAQLQDALVYAIKGLAATHQALRKQGKTDSIVGKLIWEGLFTTITNANFDPEDFISRIMQTVSYGEKLQKEHALPVPEFARISIKNEEDIDSLKKTGAILNEKDENLRSLKELITYGIKGIAAYAYHASHLGFEDDRILDFVEKALVATVQLQDMQKLVELTLETGKHGVMVMELLDRANTSSFGNPEPTHVSITTRNHPGILISGHDLKDLLELLEQTKDTGIDVYTHSEMLPAHYYPVFKKYPNFAGNYGNAWWKQTEEFESFRGPILFTTNCLVPPKESYKDRVYTTGPVSYPGLRHIPADVNGRKDFSSIIEHAKKCPPPLPIEHGEIIGGFAHATLTSLTETILDAVNKGLIKRFVVMAGCDGRMPSRNYYTQFAQELPSDTVILTAGCAKYRYNKLGLGDIHGIPRVLDAGQCNDSYSLVAAALHLQKTLGLKDINDLPIIYNIAWYEQKAVIVLLALLSLGVKNIRLGPTLPAFLSPAVLELLVETFGITAPTTVEEDLTTWGLAQ, encoded by the coding sequence ATGAATCACAATATGTTCTGTTACCAATGTCAGGAAGCTGCAGGTGGTCTCGGATGCACTATAAAAGGCGTTTGTGGAAAAGACGATACAACAGCACAACTTCAGGATGCTCTCGTCTACGCTATCAAGGGACTTGCGGCAACCCATCAAGCACTTCGTAAACAAGGGAAAACCGATTCCATCGTAGGAAAACTCATATGGGAGGGACTTTTTACTACCATCACAAACGCAAATTTTGATCCTGAGGATTTTATTTCCCGAATCATGCAAACTGTCTCTTATGGAGAAAAGCTGCAAAAAGAACATGCACTTCCCGTTCCTGAATTTGCACGAATATCCATAAAAAACGAAGAGGATATCGATTCTCTCAAGAAAACTGGTGCTATCTTAAATGAAAAGGATGAAAACCTTCGCTCGCTCAAAGAACTCATCACATATGGAATCAAGGGCATAGCTGCTTATGCCTATCATGCAAGTCATCTTGGATTTGAAGATGATCGTATCCTCGATTTCGTTGAAAAAGCTCTGGTGGCTACGGTACAACTCCAAGATATGCAAAAACTTGTAGAATTGACGCTTGAAACCGGAAAACACGGCGTTATGGTTATGGAACTCCTCGATAGGGCCAACACCTCCTCTTTTGGAAACCCCGAACCCACCCACGTTTCTATCACGACGAGAAACCATCCAGGCATACTCATAAGTGGCCATGATCTCAAAGATCTTCTGGAACTTCTAGAACAAACAAAAGACACCGGCATAGATGTGTACACCCATAGTGAAATGCTTCCAGCACATTATTATCCCGTGTTTAAAAAATACCCCAACTTTGCCGGTAACTACGGCAATGCCTGGTGGAAACAAACAGAGGAGTTTGAAAGCTTCCGTGGCCCAATCTTATTTACCACAAACTGTCTTGTGCCCCCAAAAGAAAGTTACAAAGACCGTGTCTATACTACAGGACCTGTCAGTTATCCAGGTCTCCGTCATATACCCGCTGATGTAAATGGGAGAAAAGACTTTTCTTCTATCATTGAACACGCCAAAAAATGTCCCCCACCTCTCCCCATAGAACATGGAGAAATTATCGGAGGATTTGCCCACGCTACCCTTACTTCTCTTACAGAAACTATCCTTGATGCTGTTAACAAAGGACTTATCAAACGTTTTGTAGTGATGGCGGGATGTGACGGTCGAATGCCCTCTCGCAACTATTATACCCAATTTGCTCAAGAACTTCCCTCTGATACCGTGATCCTCACAGCAGGATGCGCCAAATACCGTTACAATAAGCTCGGACTGGGAGATATTCATGGTATTCCGAGAGTACTCGATGCCGGTCAATGTAATGACTCCTACTCGCTCGTCGCCGCTGCTCTCCACCTCCAGAAAACCCTGGGGCTCAAAGACATCAACGATCTCCCTATCATTTATAATATCGCATGGTACGAACAGAAGGCGGTTATTGTACTCCTTGCCCTCCTCTCCCTTGGTGTAAAAAATATCCGCCTCGGGCCAACTTTACCTGCCTTCCTTTCTCCAGCTGTCCTGGAATTGCTGGTAGAAACTTTCGGAATAACAGCCCCTACTACTGTTGAAGAAGACCTCACAACATGGGGATTAGCTCAATAA
- a CDS encoding ATP-binding protein — protein MKRKMIVIDEEKCNGCGLCVPNCPEGALQIIDNKARLVSEFYCDGLGACVGYCPQNALHIEEREAEPYDEARVLQNIIRQGRNVIDAHLKHLASHNQWKDYEIAVSILREKGISFTEGEKPNQHFPSPEVFQTGYTLTHWPIQLHLVHGEDEAWEDANILLAADCTAFSLPGFHTHLKETKLLIACPKLDTHQEIYLEKLVTIFEKKEPKSFTTMVMEVPCCRGLAFLAKKARDTSGSSLPIKVITVGIEGNILGQTEI, from the coding sequence ATGAAGAGAAAGATGATAGTTATCGATGAAGAGAAATGCAATGGATGTGGACTCTGTGTGCCCAACTGTCCCGAGGGAGCTCTTCAGATTATTGACAACAAGGCAAGACTTGTTTCAGAATTTTACTGCGATGGACTTGGAGCTTGCGTGGGATACTGTCCACAAAACGCTCTCCACATAGAAGAAAGGGAAGCAGAACCTTATGATGAGGCTCGTGTACTTCAAAACATTATCCGTCAGGGAAGAAACGTTATCGATGCTCATCTTAAACACCTCGCCAGTCACAACCAGTGGAAAGACTATGAAATAGCTGTTTCCATCCTCCGCGAAAAGGGTATCTCCTTTACCGAAGGAGAAAAACCAAACCAGCATTTTCCTTCGCCGGAGGTATTTCAAACAGGATATACCCTCACACACTGGCCTATTCAACTTCATCTTGTTCATGGAGAGGATGAGGCATGGGAAGACGCCAATATCCTTCTCGCCGCCGACTGTACTGCCTTTAGCCTTCCAGGCTTCCATACCCATTTGAAGGAAACAAAACTTTTGATTGCCTGTCCAAAACTCGACACGCATCAGGAAATATATCTCGAAAAACTTGTGACTATTTTTGAAAAGAAAGAACCAAAATCCTTCACCACTATGGTCATGGAGGTCCCCTGTTGTCGCGGGCTTGCTTTTCTGGCAAAAAAAGCCCGAGACACAAGTGGTTCTTCCCTTCCAATCAAGGTAATCACCGTGGGTATTGAAGGAAATATCCTGGGTCAAACAGAGATCTAA
- a CDS encoding ferredoxin, whose protein sequence is MAVTIDQNTCIGCGVCESIYVELFEMRADGKAHVKENVAYDVSLAEDAARQCPVGAISVEKE, encoded by the coding sequence ATGGCTGTTACTATTGACCAGAATACCTGTATTGGATGTGGCGTGTGTGAAAGTATTTACGTAGAACTCTTTGAGATGCGGGCTGATGGCAAAGCCCATGTCAAAGAAAATGTTGCCTATGATGTGTCCCTCGCTGAGGATGCCGCCCGTCAGTGTCCTGTCGGTGCTATCTCGGTAGAGAAAGAATAG
- a CDS encoding Crp/Fnr family transcriptional regulator: MFLPWHLPLFQGISQEERERIQKLPWHEYTFEKKEIILRSGSEYKHLWIIISGECQAIFPSLVGEVFVVEKLRAPVVLASALLFASSSYLPVDVEAITPGKALYVEKSVWENILGECEILRKNFLREVSDKLLLISKRMMLFQLPVEKRLLLYLSQMKKDSMEIHLPMSIENLAAYLFVTRQALCRVFRRLEKEGYLLQDRRTIRLQPRFLEEFGVKNGE; the protein is encoded by the coding sequence ATGTTTTTACCATGGCATCTTCCTCTTTTTCAGGGTATTTCTCAGGAAGAGAGGGAGAGGATTCAAAAGCTTCCCTGGCACGAGTACACCTTTGAAAAAAAAGAGATCATCTTACGAAGTGGGAGTGAGTACAAACATCTCTGGATTATCATTTCGGGAGAATGTCAGGCTATCTTTCCTTCTCTTGTTGGAGAAGTGTTTGTGGTGGAGAAACTTCGAGCTCCGGTTGTTCTTGCCTCGGCGCTTCTTTTTGCAAGTTCGTCGTATCTTCCCGTGGATGTGGAGGCCATAACACCAGGCAAAGCTCTCTATGTAGAAAAATCGGTGTGGGAGAATATTTTGGGAGAGTGTGAAATATTGCGAAAAAATTTTCTTCGTGAGGTTTCGGATAAGCTTCTCCTTATTTCAAAACGGATGATGCTTTTTCAATTGCCAGTGGAGAAGCGGCTTTTGTTGTATCTGTCCCAGATGAAAAAAGACAGCATGGAGATCCATCTCCCTATGAGTATAGAAAATCTTGCAGCCTATCTTTTTGTTACAAGACAGGCTCTTTGTAGAGTTTTTCGTCGACTTGAGAAGGAGGGATATCTTCTTCAAGATCGTCGAACCATTCGTCTTCAGCCTCGTTTCTTGGAAGAGTTTGGGGTTAAAAACGGAGAGTAA
- a CDS encoding outer membrane lipoprotein-sorting protein, with the protein MKRILVIVSMGILSLGWSITGPELLKKLDALSEMRTDITARVTISQQKGESIQKLEAIYYRRDADDSFLIVMTAPDKEKGNGYLKVGENLWMYKRNTRTFQHISRDESVAGTDARSGDLEKRKLSELYTVARDENNLEKITEEKLGSIPVYKVELIARVSDVTYPKQILWIHKENFLVLKALAFALSGTLMQTIYYLKYTQIQGRYIPLQQIFIDEFDQGNKTIFELSGISFDRIPGHVFTKAYLENLSK; encoded by the coding sequence ATGAAAAGAATCCTGGTTATCGTGAGTATGGGAATACTTTCCCTCGGCTGGAGTATCACAGGACCGGAACTTTTGAAAAAACTGGATGCACTCTCTGAAATGCGTACTGATATTACCGCCAGAGTAACCATCTCTCAACAAAAAGGGGAAAGCATCCAGAAGCTTGAAGCCATCTATTACCGCCGGGATGCTGATGATTCATTCCTCATCGTGATGACAGCACCAGACAAAGAAAAAGGGAACGGGTACCTCAAGGTAGGTGAGAACCTCTGGATGTACAAACGAAACACCCGTACCTTTCAGCACATCAGTCGGGATGAATCTGTTGCTGGAACGGATGCTCGAAGTGGTGACCTGGAAAAACGCAAGCTTAGTGAACTCTACACCGTTGCCAGAGATGAAAACAATCTTGAAAAAATCACCGAAGAAAAACTTGGATCTATTCCCGTGTATAAAGTGGAACTCATTGCCAGAGTGAGTGATGTCACCTACCCAAAACAAATTCTCTGGATTCATAAAGAAAATTTTCTTGTTCTCAAGGCTCTGGCTTTTGCCCTCTCGGGAACGTTGATGCAGACCATCTACTACCTCAAGTACACCCAGATCCAGGGACGCTATATTCCCCTCCAGCAAATTTTTATCGATGAATTCGATCAGGGAAACAAAACTATTTTCGAACTTTCCGGTATTTCTTTTGATAGGATTCCCGGTCACGTTTTTACTAAAGCATACCTGGAGAACCTAAGTAAATAG
- a CDS encoding ABC transporter permease — translation MKLLTLFFLALRNLTRQKRRNLFLSAGIVVGMSMLVVAGSFSNGLKKLLIDRWITYMNGHIQISVLGIVNDFYGRAQGYFRDKRVLEDAIHPYTNDMEFYYTDASAFVKLVGNKRSDLIQLVGVDIDKGFLGFLNIIEGNGWDLTNTRYENPLVITKDKAEYLRVKLYDTVKASFQTIHGQTQTARFTIVAIYKSDVSFMGWVGYVPKQAMVSLLDYRDYEAGSATIVLKNRQQTLSLANEIHKRLTPPLLIFQAQTEGKNIQVAGFWRDEKRFQKLSNEITIIKSEKDLDFRRKGILIPETLARSLRRMPGEVLNLRYLSRFEGWKTVSLPINAIYSSRSLPELVLVNEKDFFQTFQALPSRDIMVTNLPLTNTDFFCTEWYLLPRPKSDQDITMFYEDLKKNPIYADKILVSTLYESTSSFLQFLSGINMVSLIFASFLFLIVMVGLANSLRMTIRERTREIGTLRALGMQQKDVRRLFLMEVELLMTFAGLAGILLGALIVTIICAIPMKNEGMLMMFLVNNRLQLSLDWGWNLFCLFFVLLLGFITAAGPSRRASRLSPAKALIHYK, via the coding sequence ATGAAACTCCTCACTCTTTTCTTTCTTGCTCTACGAAACCTCACCCGCCAGAAACGACGTAACCTCTTCCTCAGCGCAGGGATCGTTGTAGGCATGAGCATGCTGGTGGTTGCCGGATCCTTTTCCAATGGTCTCAAAAAACTTCTCATAGATCGGTGGATCACCTATATGAATGGACACATTCAGATAAGTGTTTTAGGCATAGTCAATGACTTCTATGGCAGGGCTCAAGGATACTTTAGAGACAAACGTGTTCTCGAGGATGCAATACATCCTTATACAAATGATATGGAGTTTTACTATACAGATGCTTCTGCCTTTGTAAAACTGGTAGGTAATAAACGAAGCGATCTCATCCAGCTCGTTGGTGTCGATATCGATAAAGGCTTTCTTGGTTTTCTCAATATCATCGAAGGAAACGGCTGGGATCTCACCAACACGCGTTACGAAAATCCTCTCGTCATTACCAAAGACAAAGCCGAATACCTCAGAGTCAAGCTCTACGATACGGTAAAAGCATCTTTTCAAACCATTCATGGACAAACACAGACGGCACGCTTTACTATTGTCGCTATCTATAAATCTGATGTCTCCTTCATGGGATGGGTTGGGTATGTTCCCAAACAAGCGATGGTTTCTCTTTTAGACTACCGGGACTATGAGGCAGGAAGTGCGACTATTGTTCTCAAAAATAGACAACAAACCCTCTCTCTAGCAAACGAAATCCACAAAAGACTCACTCCCCCTCTTCTTATCTTCCAGGCTCAAACCGAAGGAAAAAACATCCAGGTTGCTGGCTTCTGGCGAGACGAGAAACGTTTTCAAAAACTCTCAAACGAGATCACCATCATCAAAAGCGAAAAAGACCTCGACTTTCGTCGAAAGGGTATACTCATCCCTGAAACACTTGCCAGGTCACTTCGTCGTATGCCAGGAGAGGTTCTCAATCTTCGTTATCTCTCCCGTTTTGAAGGATGGAAGACCGTTTCTCTCCCTATCAACGCCATCTATTCAAGTCGCTCTCTTCCCGAGCTTGTGCTCGTCAACGAGAAGGATTTCTTCCAGACATTTCAGGCACTTCCCTCCAGGGATATCATGGTTACCAATCTCCCTCTCACCAATACCGACTTTTTCTGCACTGAATGGTACCTTCTCCCGAGACCAAAAAGTGATCAGGATATCACGATGTTTTACGAAGATCTCAAGAAAAATCCTATCTATGCAGACAAGATTCTTGTTTCTACCCTTTACGAATCCACTTCTTCTTTTCTCCAGTTTCTTTCTGGTATCAATATGGTGAGTTTAATATTTGCTTCGTTTCTTTTTCTGATTGTTATGGTGGGACTGGCAAACTCTCTGCGTATGACCATTCGTGAACGAACACGAGAGATTGGCACCCTCCGCGCCCTTGGAATGCAACAAAAAGATGTTCGCAGGCTCTTTCTCATGGAGGTAGAACTTCTCATGACTTTTGCAGGTCTTGCAGGTATCCTTCTGGGTGCGCTCATTGTCACTATCATCTGTGCTATTCCTATGAAAAATGAAGGCATGTTGATGATGTTTCTGGTGAATAACCGTCTTCAACTTTCTCTTGATTGGGGATGGAACCTCTTTTGTCTCTTCTTTGTCCTTCTCCTCGGATTCATCACCGCAGCTGGACCTTCTAGACGCGCTTCCCGTCTTTCGCCAGCAAAAGCCCTTATTCATTACAAATAA